Within Micromonas commoda chromosome 9, complete sequence, the genomic segment GTCCTCCATCGAGTGGAAGTAACAGCACCAAGACTCCGTGATCCACTCCGTCACCTTGTGGAACACCTGGTTCATGTACTGCGTGTCGAAGCCCCCGAACGGGGTCACGCCTTCGTCCCAACCCTCGTTTAATCCCCGACCAAGACCGTCGACAACGAGCATGTCCGCGTCTTCGTTACCCTCCAGGGCATTCATCACGTGTTTGGCCAGTGATCCGTACGCGACCGTGACGTCTTTGCCGGGATCTCCGGCTATGGCGTCCAGAAGAGAATCAGTCTCTGGGTCGGGAACGTATCCCGGAAGTGTCGTCATGATCCCTTCGACCGGTGTTGGAGCGCaccgcccctcgccgtcgccgtcctcgcagAACGTCAACCTCGCGACGCTTCGTATCGCTCGTTCCTCGAGCCGCCtcgggtcgctcgcgcgttTCGCGAACTCTCGTCGCTGCCGCAGAAACGTGTGCTCGCGATAGCGCAACATCTTCTCCGGCTTTCGCATGAGGGGCTCAAGGTAGACGTGGTCGTTCGGGCACACGAACGGCAGGGTCACGACCCCGTTGGTGCAGTTCTGGAACAGGTACCACCATCGGTCGCACGTGCACAGCATCGGCGGTAAAATCAGCGTCCTTCCCGTTATGTTCGCCAGCGCCAAACCGTCGCGGACCCGCTCAATCTGCCACTGCAAAAGATTGAGGTGGCGCTCGGGCCTCTCGCCCTTACCAACCGCTAAGTTCGGGGTGGGATCCGCCAGGTACTCGGGCACGGTGAACCGAACCTTCAGGTACTTCGGCGCCTTTTGCTTTAAATCCCCAAAGTAATACTCCTCTCCGTCCACGGCCCACATGCCGTGCTCTCTGAATCGGCCAAGCTTACCCGGGCTGCCGCCGTAGTTGTGGGTGCCGTGCACGGCGTACACTTCGTCGGCGAAGCCCTGCTTTGCAGCGTGATGCGCGACGAAGTGTAAGTGTCCGTTGGGAAACAAGTTCGTGGGCAGTAAGGCAACCTTCACCTTAGTCTCCACCGtctcttcgtcgccgtcgatcccgACGTGTGCGTAGTAGTACCTCGGCCGGAACCCGCGGATCCAATCGTCGACGAACATCTCTTTGTCTGACTTTCCATCCGGCGCCTGATTGTCAAATTTTAAAACCTCGGTGTCGGCCTCGAACCCGTGCGACCTGGCCAGCGTAAACTGAAAGTGCTGCTGATCGTTGTGCTGCGGCTCCGTctcccgcgtccgccgttgCCTTCTGcgccacgcggcgacgaacgcctTCGCCCTCGGGTTGGATCTGAAGAGCGTCACGCCGGTGTTTGCGCTGGCTCTGGTCGGCTCGGGGTCCTGCCCGAACTCGTCTCTCCACCcgggccgccgtcgctcgctccCAAACACGCAatcgctcgtcaccgccacgtccgcgagggccaACTGTCCGGACTCGAAGTAATCGCTCGGGTTCCTGAGCCaaacgacgtcgacgtccgaTAGGAAAACGTCGAGTCCCATGTCCAACAGcttcgcgatggacgccgtcTTGGCCTCTCCCAACAGGTTGAACCCCCTCGTCATCCTGTATCCCACGTCCGCCACCtccacgcgcgggtcgttcATCTCCGACTTGTCTATGGCATCCGAGGCGTCCATCCGCGCCACGCCGTTCTCGTCGCACCATCGCGCCGTGTGCTTGTCCATCGCGATGACGAGCACGTTTCGCATTTCGAGACGCGACGCGTGCTCGAGCCAGTTGACGAGAAAGTCGAGCATCTCGATCGTGGCGAAGCACGCGCTGACCGTGTCCCCGACGGCGAActtgccgagcgcggcgaacgcggaggGCGTCTCGGGTTTGGCGACTTTGTGCGCGAGGACGGGCATCGGATCGGGGATGACGAGCTCggggtcgtcgccctcgaactcctcttcctcgtcgtcggtgacaGCCCGCTCCTTCTGgatgcgcgcgtcgagcgagtCTCCTTCGCCGCTGGTGAGGCTTCCATCGAATCCCTTCCACGACGAAGCCTTGGAAGCCGACCCGATATCGATGCCCGCGCCCTTGGGAGGCTTGAGTTCAGCCATCCACctcgccttgagctcctgcGGGTCGGGCAGAGTCGGAGCCGACCTGCTCTCTCGATGCGACTCGACTCCAACGGCATCCGCTGCGACGCTCCACGCGAACCAGTGCTCCGGGTGGAGCAGCGACAAGTCGTTGGCCCTAAGCACCGCGTGCAGCAGGACCAGGGGCAAAACGAGCCGCAGGGGAACCTTGACGCGGCTtaggcgacgccgcgccatGATGGCCCCCGCCACCTCCCCTGTGCCCAGATTCCACAAGAGTGACATCGTTTTGGCTGATGTCTTGTGCTGCActcctctccgcgtcgtttCGATTTGACACCGCGCTCCCGAGCCCACAGCGGAGGCCCGCAcgcagcgacgacgcgcgcggtcgattCGTATCACCGCCGCAGTATCCGATCCCCGGTGACCCCGATCCGAGGTTGGATACCGTGGCGAGATGTGGTGGCGCAAGGggaagggcgacggcggcgacgcggatccGGCGCTCGGTGaaccctcgccgacgacggatgCCCGGGAGACGGTGGACGTGGGCGAgcccgtgcgccgcgtggcgagcggcggcatcggcgacgtcccgctGGCGTTCGCCGGACGCGTGTACTACGTCACGGACGGGACGACGGGGGATGCCATCGCGGGATGGCCCCCGAAGCTCGCCGGACGCGGGTTCAGGAAgcctgcgtcgtcgtcgcggctgcgaacgcgcgcgaacgaggctGGGGTTGCCGAGGAGCcggacgcgaaggaggccGCGGATGCGACCGTCCGACGATTCCCCCCGACGCTTTCCCGCGCCGATACCccggcctcgacgcccgcggcatcgacgccgcgtcccgcggagcccgacgacgacgacggcgagggcgacttCGTCTTCCCCCGCTCGCACCGCCGGCGAGATCTCGGCTCGTCAGCCTACTTCCTCACCGAGGACCTCGCgtggcgatggcgcgacgccgtgcgacgGCCTCTCGGCCTCTGGAGGTTCCCCCGACGCAGGCTCTTCCGCCCGTCCGACGTGCCCCTGGGTCCttgcggcgtcgcgtcgatgccgatgGGCGACGCGTATAGGCGCCTGTGCGCGGGATGGGGCAACCCCGTGTTGGCCGCGCAGGCTGGCGTGGCGTGCGAAGAGTCCCAgaagacgctcgcggcggagctcgtcgggcTCGCGATGAGGGAGGCGGGGGATAGGACGGACCCGCTCGAGGTGAAGGGGCGAAACGGGCGGATCGTGGGCGAGGGCATCGCTCGAAACATGGTCGGATTGCTCACCGGGTACCTGGCCGAGGGTGACGAAAAGTTTGGCGCGGattcctcctccgcctccgcctccaaaTCCGAGGACAGGCCGATGCGATCCGGAACGTGGGCCGCGGATgcgatcgcgtcgttcgtcgcggaccTCAGGCGCCTCGCGGACAAAGAGTCCGAGGaatcccgcggcggtgacggcgacgggacggcgcgggtgagcCTCAACGTCACcgttcccggcggcgccggccccGACGGGTCCATCGCCACGTGGCGCAGGGTCGCGTCacagctcgcggcgtcgacgaggggaCGCGTCAGTTCAGGGGACGTCTCCGGCACCCGCCGGACAACcgaagacgtcgacggcggcgacgattcggatcgcggcgggcacgacgGAGGTACCGAGAGGGAGGGAGCCGAGTCCGGTGGCGTAAACCTCAAAACCCCGGGTGGGTTTGCCGAGGAACCGAGGATCgaggacgccaccgccgccgagtacGACCTCCTGCTCACGGCGTACGCGCAGCGCGAAGACCTCGGCGGGTGGGTGGCTGACGATTCGTATCCCGTCGATAAGCCCGTGTTTTCCTCGCCGCACGTCCACGTGCGGGTGAacagggaggcggcggggggcgaggacggggcggAAGTCGACGGGAAGCCCAGGGCTGACACGTACAGGCCTTGGTTTTTCGACATGGAGGATCTCAACAGGATCCttcgtcgcgcggtcgcgatcgaggcgcgcaaggcggcggaggccaacgcggcgcggcgggcgacgttGAGACGCTTGATGGCTCTGACGGTCACCGCGCTTTCAAACACGAAATCCAACCAAAAGCTGGGCGCCTTTGCAATACCCGGCCTCTCGGGAAAGGGAGGCGGGAagcaaggcggcggaggcggaggcggaggcggattgatcggcgacgcgaaggacgacctcggcgacgttcccgccgacgaggatgacgaggaggaggacatgATGGAGGGtcttgacgacgacgaagacgaatctctcaacgacgacgagctcatgcGCGAGTACATGCGGGAGATGGTCAAGGACGgaaccgcggaggaggtgctcgggGCGTGGGCGCAGTCCGTCAGTCAACAGcaggcgaacggcgcgggcggcaaGCGCGGCAAGAGCGGCTCGAACGACGAAAAGCAGGAGGTTAACGtcggccccgtcgcgcacTTTGCCATGGTGCACGGGTTCACCCTGTACTTTGGCCTGAGCTGCGCGTGGTGGAACTTCGCCAACGCGATGGACAACTTCCTGTGCGACAAAGGCGGGTGGGTCGGCCACTTCCTCGTGGTCCAGAACACCCCGTTCGCGGACATGATGCAGAGCGTGGAGGTTGGGACGTTCGAGGGgatctgcgccgcgtcgttggcggcatccgccgcgagggacgtgGGCCAAAGGATCGTCGCCAGCTCGAGGGCCCGCGAGCGAAggctcggcgcgcacgccgacggTCTCAAGGCGACGGACGCCAGGTtagctcgcgcgtcgtcggcgctggaggcgcaCGAAGCCCTGGCGgtgcgcacgcgcgcgtacCTGAACGAGATgcacgcgaggaacgcgcaggcggcgagggaggcggcggaggacgcggcgggtcgacgcccgcgcggacggtTCGGCCGGAAGacgaaccgtcgcggcggcggcagccgaACCGGCGCGGACCCAATCGATGGCTTCGCGCCCGACATGTTGCCCCCGCCCAACCTTCGGACCGAGGCGGACTTCGCCAGGCTCGAGCAGGAACTCACCGCgatgcgcgaggagctcgcggcgttgactAAGGACCGTGAcgagcgccgagctcgtTTGCTCCGCGCTGTTCAGGAGGACATCGAATCAACCGTCGCGGACACGTTCGAgtccgcgcggttcgcggaGGGGttacgcgccgccgcgggacgcgtcaccggcggcgcgccggtgcgCGTCGAAACGTCCGTCGAACGCGATGGATCGATGGCGAATGGCGCGTCTCACGCGTTGGTTTTGACAGGGGggcccgctcgcgccgcggctgtgctcgacacgccgccgctgttcgtcgcgagcctcggggacgacgcgagggggaTGCTTGGCACGACGTTCGGGGGACCCGCGGGGTGGCTCAAGGAcgcggagtcgtcgtcgtacgtcATCAAGGCGTGAGCGAGTACCGGGTAGCGCCGCGAGTTTTCGTTGAGATTTTTTCGTGAAACAGAaagagacgcgcgcgtgtctTCCGGTGAACCGTCCAGCCTCGAGCCCtttcgccccgcgcgggctcctcgcgcggcggggaacagagatcggcggcgtcgagcgtcgTTGGGGTCAGCGCGCGGTCCCGAGGTGGAATCGGGTGATCGGCAATTCGGACGACGGATGGGCTTCGAgtccgacgcgatggacgcatCGCCGCTCGCCAGCCTTCGCCATGAGCTcaagcgccgcgacgacgcctaCGAGGCGACGACTGGGATCAAGAGCAGCAGGGAGATCATCGCCAGGGACCCCGAGTGGGAAGAGATGTACCAACAGCTGAagcgcgcggagatggcgctcgcggagtcGACGCGCAAGCCCGGCGGGTGCGCTCGATACATCCCTCGCAGGCGGCGGttctgcgcctcgcgcgccgccgacggttgCGACGGCTTCTGCTCCCTCCACGCGCCGTCACTCGGGGACCGGCAGATATCCGCGCCGGGCAGGGAGCACAGGGAAAGGCccatcgacgcgcccgcgcccgcgtctggggaagaaggaggcgacggaccGTCTTCGTCGGgagccaacgccgccgctgacAACCGCCGCAAGACGAACATTCATCGCCGCATGAAGAAGATGACCAACCCGATGGCGGCTCCACACCGAGTCCCGGTAGAGGCTCCCGACTGGCCGACAGTCTTCAAGGACCCCACGTTACCCACGTTCATCGACGTGGGGTGCGCGAAGGGGCGGTTcctgcagcgcgcggcgacggtggatcGCGAGGTGTTCGAAGCCGCGCACGGCCGACACAACCTGCTCGGGCTCGAGATATACCCGCCGATAGTCGAAGACGCCAACCTGTGGACGAGGACCCACGACGTGAACGGCGAACTCACGGGCGATGGtaccgagggtgccgagggtgccggcgCGATCGGAAACCTTCACTTCGTCGCGTGCAACGCCAACGTGAGCCTCGCGGGGATGCGGGTGCCGAACGTCCGGATGGTCTCCGTGCTATTTCCGGATCCGTGGTCCAGGCGTAAACACGCGGGCAGGAGGGTGGTGACGGCGCAGTTCGTGAACACGCTCGCGAGCGCACTTGTCGAGGGCGCCAGGGTGTACTGCTGCAGCGACGTGCGGCCGCTCGCGGCTGAGATGCAGGCGCTGTTCCTGGGCAGGGCGGATGCGTTTGCGTTGGACGAGGATACCTTCGCTCGATGCGGCGAGATGAAggatgcgctcgcggaggaggcgactTCCTCGGAGAGAAGAggcggggcgacggaggaTGGTGGATTCGAGCACGTGTTCCCCGCGCATCAGTACCGGTGGCAGGGGCAGAAACCGAgcggggcggaggcgaaTGAGGAGGCGCCGGAGGAGGGTTCGTTTCTGACGGGGGGCGTGGAGCCGAGGTGGCTTGCCGCGAACCCGATGGGAGTCCCCACGGAGAGGGACCTGGTGTGCGAGAGCAAGTGGCGACCGGTGTACCGGTTCGTGGTGCGCAGGCTGTGAACTTCGTGTTCGCGACGTCGATTTAAAGAATGACTCAGTTTGGCAATCGTACCTCTACGGTATcatcgaacgacgacgcagtTTTCGGGCTTCACCGAAAACGTCTGACCGCCGTCCAGAACCACggtcaccctcgcgccgttgTTCTCGTCCCTGCCGCGAACCACGCCCCGTTTGCCGTtcatggacgccgcgttgagcccggcgagggcgacccTCGTGCCGGGCTCGAGATTCGCGCCGGCGTTGGTCCTTCGGCGGAagaacccgccgcctccgccgcccggcgaGCCTCGGTTAGCCTCGGCTCGGGCTCtgtcctccgcggctcccgcgcctcgtTCGTTCCTGGCGTAGTtacctccgccgccaccgcccacTCCGCCGGcaccacccgcgccgacgccggaggagAGCCAGTTCTCCAGACCGAGCGTTCGCAGGATCGTCCGCCTGCGAAGGTACGCCAAGCCGACGAGGATGCCGCAGACGTGCacgacgaggccggcggTGTGGGGGTACATCAGGTACATCAACCCGAGCTCCGCCCACGACGCCCACTTACTCGGCATCGTGATTCCCAGCATGGACGTGTTcgacgcctcgtcggcgaagagGATCGTCTTGAGCGCGAAGTTGACTCCGTTGTTGCCCATGACGCAGGAGTTGCGATACGCCTCGGGCATTCCCAAGtaggcggccatcgcgtaCATGACACCAACCGCCATCGCGTTGGTGCAGACGAGGAGCCCGATGAGGAGTTTGGTGAACTTTTCGCTGCCCATCTTGATCTCGAGGTTCGCGCCCTTCCACAGGAACGACGACAGGTTGTATATGAGGTGCATCTCGTCTCCGTAGGATAGGAAGGAGGTGAGGATCCGATAAAATTGTCCAGCTTCGAcgatcgcccccgcgctcagGCACATCTCAGCCGCGGATGTGCCCATGGGAAGGTTTAGGAATCCGAAGTGGAGAGCTGCGGAGGCGCCCATGACGGCCAACGTGACCGGGGGCTTCACGGGGAGGCGCTCGATCTGCTGCCAAAGCTGCATAGCTAACATCAAGAACCAGGGGTTCGTCATGCCGCCTCCCCTGCGGCCCCTCCCGTATCCGCGGCCGTAGCCGCCGTAGCCCATGCCGGGCATGCCGTAACCGCCCATACCTCGCATCATCATCGCCGGAATGGGGCCGAAGCCTCCTCCGAACATCGTCGGGCGCTGTGCTGGTACGTGCCGTGCGAGTGTGAAGAATGAGGTTCGTAGACTATGATTTCGCCTCGCTGGCTGCGAGAGGCCTCTCGCTGTCACGTCCACTCATAGTTTCCCACGTggcgggtccgtcgcggcaCTCCCTGGACTCCACGATGGAGCCCGAGAACCGAAAGGCCGAGTTCGAGGATGCCAAGGCTAAGGCAGCCGAGTTCCTCGCCAAGGGGGACCCGCAGGCCGCCATCGACCAGTGCGTCCAGAGCCCCTACCTGCaccgcgccccgccgaccgaaatcccccgccccgccgacggagcCCAGATCCGATGACGAAATGACGCCCAACTCCCCGACTCCCCCCATCAATGCAGATACGGCGATGCCATGATAtgcgcgttcgacgacaCCCAGCGCGGTGCTATTCACAGCAACCTGTCCCTCTGCTATCTCCGCCTCAAGGACTACGCCATGGCCGTCAcccacgccgacgtcgccatgGCGCTTCGCCCGGGCTGGGAGAAGGGATACTTTCGCCACGGCGAGGTCGCGTTCGAGCAGAGGGACTACGCGACCGCGCTCAAAGACTACGAGGAGGCTGTGAAATGCgcgccgaacgacgcggcgctgaacCACAGGGTCAAACTCGCGAAAGAAGCCACGGAGGGTTTCTACTTCAGGCAGCTCTTACCCGGCCGGGACATCTGCGTCAACGCCAAGAATCCAGTCGAGGCGCAgatcttcggcgccgcggttcaGATGCAGAACTTCATCTACCtcgtgggcgacgcgcgcacgcgccagtgcgccgtcatcgacgcgtgctgggacgtcgacggcatcatcgccgtcgcgaaaaAGGACAAGATGTCCATCACGAGGGCCGTCGCGACCCACTACCACTTCGACCACGTCGGAggcaagccgccgccgccgtttgACGCGCTCGGCATCGAGGTGCCGGGGAtcaagcagctcgaggcggcgggcctGCCGGTGCACGtgcaggaggaggacgcggtgaaACTGCGGGAGATTGGCGTGAAGGAGACGAGCATGACGCTTCACCGGGACGGGGACGTCCtgcgggtcggcggcgttcgacTGCGTTTCGTGCACACCCCGGGGCACTCGCCGGGGTCGatgatcgtcgtcgtcgacggcgataacccgggcgcgccgggcggcggcgccggcatcgTGGTGAGCGGCGACACCATCTTTCCCGGGTCGTGCGGCAGACTCGATCTCCCGGACGCGGACAAGGAACGGATGTTTCACTCGCTCGCCAAGTGCGCGAGTTCGCTGAGGGACGAGATGACCGTCTACCCGGGGCACAACTACaacggcgcgtcgtcgacgattgCGAAGGAGAAACGGGACGGGCTGCTCAGGCCGTTCACGAAGACGCAGTGGGAAGCGATGATGGGAGGAAAGTAGGCggtccgcgacgctcgtGTGACGTACATGTCTCTATACAAACAAATAATATACTCTAACGGTGGCTACCGCTcagtcgtcggcggcggtttcaTTTggggaggagctcctcgggcaGGTGCGCGATTTTGGCGATTTTGTTCGCCTTTGTTGTCCTCGAGGTTCCCTTGGGAGCCGGCGTTtgcaccgcctcggcggcgaccgcgggccTGCCGAACCCCGTGGTGATGGACGCGAACAGCGCCGCGTTGATCGCCCACAGCGTCGTGGTGTCCGTCCACGCCATCAGCGCGGGGAACGTCTTGCACAGTTTCCCGTGCAGGGTCCAGGGCGCCGGCACCGGGTGGCCGATGGCGTGCATGATTCCCCGGATGCCGCCCCATCCCCCGGTGTTTccctccgacgcgtccaccacgtACTCGGCGGTGATGCGCTCGCACTTGCCCCGGTCGTTGAACGTCAGGGACATGATctccggcgcgccgacgactgTCTTGCCCGTAGCCGGGATGGCCCGCCCAAAGAAGAGGGTCCCTCTGTGCATGCCCTTGAACTGCGTTCGGCACCAGACCTTGTAGGATTGGCCCCTTACCTTGCTGTCCCACTGAACGCGGAAGTGGCGGGCGTTGAGCGAGCCCCCGGGGAAGGCGCCCTTGAGGTCGATGgccctcatcgccgcgacgtagTCGTCCTTCGAGAGGGGATCGGCGTAAGGGGTGCAATATTGGAAGTCTTCCGAGAGCATGGAagggtcgtcgacgccgcagccgcggaggATCAGGTCCTTGGCGAGGTTTATCTGCGTCTGCTTGGCGAGCCCCGCATCGgagtcgagctcggcggcgagtagcgcctcgagcttgtCGTGCCTCTGCGAGTCTCGGCTCATGTAGATGGGGGTGGATTTCGTCCCGACAGCACGGATTATCGTCTGCCGGCCACGGGGGGAGTCGCGATGCGCCGCGAGTGGAGCGTGGGCGCCACGGcgcagggcgcgcgcggcggcatcgcggcgcacgaACGCGAGCTGAGACGGatgcgcggtcgcggcggtctgCATTGTATCACGTGCTTCGTGCACTGGACGCGCGGCCGTGGAAAACCCTCGAAGGACTTGACGGAGGATCTGGTTCGGGATATCGAAATGCTGACTGGTACGCAGGTCCGTATGGTACGCAGCGAGGTACTTCATCGGTAA encodes:
- a CDS encoding predicted protein is translated as MSRDSQRHDKLEALLAAELDSDAGLAKQTQINLAKDLILRGCGVDDPSMLSEDFQYCTPYADPLSKDDYVAAMRAIDLKGAFPGGSLNARHFRVQWDSKVRGQSYKVWCRTQFKGMHRGTLFFGRAIPATGKTVVGAPEIMSLTFNDRGKCERITAEYVVDASEGNTGGWGGIRGIMHAIGHPVPAPWTLHGKLCKTFPALMAWTDTTTLWAINAALFASITTGFGRPAVAAEAVQTPAPKGTSRTTKANKIAKIAHLPEELLPK
- a CDS encoding predicted protein; the encoded protein is MEPENRKAEFEDAKAKAAEFLAKGDPQAAIDQYGDAMICAFDDTQRGAIHSNLSLCYLRLKDYAMAVTHADVAMALRPGWEKGYFRHGEVAFEQRDYATALKDYEEAVKCAPNDAALNHRVKLAKEATEGFYFRQLLPGRDICVNAKNPVEAQIFGAAVQMQNFIYLVGDARTRQCAVIDACWDVDGIIAVAKKDKMSITRAVATHYHFDHVGGKPPPPFDALGIEVPGIKQLEAAGLPVHVQEEDAVKLREIGVKETSMTLHRDGDVLRVGGVRLRFVHTPGHSPGSMIVVVDGDNPGAPGGGAGIVVSGDTIFPGSCGRLDLPDADKERMFHSLAKCASSLRDEMTVYPGHNYNGASSTIAKEKRDGLLRPFTKTQWEAMMGGK
- a CDS encoding glycosyltransferase family 77 protein (candidate glycosyltransferase): MARRRLSRVKVPLRLVLPLVLLHAVLRANDLSLLHPEHWFAWSVAADAVGVESHRESRSAPTLPDPQELKARWMAELKPPKGAGIDIGSASKASSWKGFDGSLTSGEGDSLDARIQKERAVTDDEEEEFEGDDPELVIPDPMPVLAHKVAKPETPSAFAALGKFAVGDTVSACFATIEMLDFLVNWLEHASRLEMRNVLVIAMDKHTARWCDENGVARMDASDAIDKSEMNDPRVEVADVGYRMTRGFNLLGEAKTASIAKLLDMGLDVFLSDVDVVWLRNPSDYFESGQLALADVAVTSDCVFGSERRRPGWRDEFGQDPEPTRASANTGVTLFRSNPRAKAFVAAWRRRQRRTRETEPQHNDQQHFQFTLARSHGFEADTEVLKFDNQAPDGKSDKEMFVDDWIRGFRPRYYYAHVGIDGDEETVETKVKVALLPTNLFPNGHLHFVAHHAAKQGFADEVYAVHGTHNYGGSPGKLGRFREHGMWAVDGEEYYFGDLKQKAPKYLKVRFTVPEYLADPTPNLAVGKGERPERHLNLLQWQIERVRDGLALANITGRTLILPPMLCTCDRWWYLFQNCTNGVVTLPFVCPNDHVYLEPLMRKPEKMLRYREHTFLRQRREFAKRASDPRRLEERAIRSVARLTFCEDGDGEGRCAPTPVEGIMTTLPGYVPDPETDSLLDAIAGDPGKDVTVAYGSLAKHVMNALEGNEDADMLVVDGLGRGLNEGWDEGVTPFGGFDTQYMNQVFHKVTEWITESWCCYFHSMEDRGTEEKGAGCQG
- a CDS encoding predicted protein is translated as MLPPPNLRTEADFARLEQELTAMREELAALTKDRDERRARLLRAVQEDIESTVADTFESARFAEGLRAAAGRVTGGAPVRVETSVERDGSMANGASHALVLTGGPARAAAVLDTPPLFVASLGDDARGMLGTTFGGPAGWLKDAESSSYVIKA
- a CDS encoding predicted protein, with product MFGGGFGPIPAMMMRGMGGYGMPGMGYGGYGRGYGRGRRGGGMTNPWFLMLAMQLWQQIERLPVKPPVTLAVMGASAALHFGFLNLPMGTSAAEMCLSAGAIVEAGQFYRILTSFLSYGDEMHLIYNLSSFLWKGANLEIKMGSEKFTKLLIGLLVCTNAMAVGVMYAMAAYLGMPEAYRNSCVMGNNGVNFALKTILFADEASNTSMLGITMPSKWASWAELGLMYLMYPHTAGLVVHVCGILVGLAYLRRRTILRTLGLENWLSSGVGAGGAGGVGGGGGGNYARNERGAGAAEDRARAEANRGSPGGGGGGFFRRRTNAGANLEPGTRVALAGLNAASMNGKRGVVRGRDENNGARVTVVLDGGQTFSVKPENCVVVR
- a CDS encoding predicted protein, translated to MKKMTNPMAAPHRVPVEAPDWPTVFKDPTLPTFIDVGCAKGRFLQRAATVDREVFEAAHGRHNLLGLEIYPPIVEDANLWTRTHDGAGAIGNLHFVACNANVSLAGMRVPNVRMVSVLFPDPWSRRKHAGRRVVTAQFVNTLASALVEGARVYCCSDVRPLAAEMQALWLAANPMGVPTERDLVCESKWRPVYRFVVRRL